The following nucleotide sequence is from Apium graveolens cultivar Ventura chromosome 4, ASM990537v1, whole genome shotgun sequence.
CCAAGATGAGTGATCAAACCACACGCCCAAGTTTTCTCCTATCCAGAAAAAAAACCCCCTACAAAAGTAGCTAGTTATATTCTCAATTATGATAAAATCTTTTATTGAGGAAAAGCAAAAAGTCTTGTATGCACATAAATATCATAACAGATTTGCAACTTCTGTAGAGGTAGGTAATACCGTAATACTGGCACAACGTGACAGACCAATGACCTGTATATCCAATTTGCAGACACTGGACTAACGGGTGACATCATTTTCAGAGTACTGAATCTCAATGAATTCACAATGATGAGTAATTGTAATTCACTAAAAGTTATTAATCCAATAATTATTGCAATTTCCAAAAATTTAGTTACTCAGGAGTTGCGGAAAGATGATAGAACATTTGAACTACTGTTACATGTTACAGTTACAACATCGTACTGGCTTCTCTCTAAAAGGATCCTTAAGACAATATTTGATATGCCAGTACGATGGAGAAATAATCGCAAGCTTTTTCCATCTCACAACAGTTGCTAATGACACGCAATAGCCCTTCACTTATCTTCCTCTTTGTCAATTCCTTTAGAAACTTTAGATTCATCATATCtagaaaggaaaaaggtactcTGGTTCCTCTGCATAAACCTGCATCACGGAAGCGCATTGTCAACCTATAATAAAAATGATTCTCTAATCCATTGACATTCCATGAAAGTTTAGGCCACAATGGTTACAAGCATACAACACTTTACAGCAGACAAAGGGTAAAAACAGCACTTAATATGATCACGACCTAGTTCGTACAGGGGCAATACTTCAATTAAGCTGTAAATCTTCATAAATAATTCTCACATCCAAAAGATTAAAAGAATGATAACCAGTGAGATCATCATCACATTCCTTAGCATCATACACTGATAAAAATCTGGTGAAGACTGCATATAATGTAATACTATAAACGTGCTCTTACTTGAGAAAGTCGTTCAATTTCTGCTTCAAGCGGATATGCGTCTCCTCTTCCATTTTGACTTTTCCCAACAAGTCAGGCAACTTCACTGAAAAGACAACATACATATCTCAATTGTAAAATATTCTTTTTTGGCATTATATGACTAAATTTCTTTTCAATTGCAATAACGTCTACAGGTTTCACACATGATGACAGGTGATAAATAGAAGACAAATAGCAAAATCAAAATATCAGGGAGCATACCAAAGAGGCGTAACAGATGCTCGGCACCATATGTAGCGGATGGGGAGACATCACCTACAACTGCCTCAATATATTGTTGACGTTCTTTATTGTACAGAAGCAGAACCGGCAAAGCTTTGTTAAAGTAACACAGTATGCCATTCACAATTTCCTGAGACTGATCTGTCGTCCTATGTGTAgttataaaattagaaaggaaGTACACAGATAAACAAACTAAAAAAAGTTATATTGAAAATATGTTTCAGCTGGTAACTAGACAGTGAAGTGAAGATCAATCGACTAAACTTACATTCCATGGCTTCCGTCTTTTAAAGAGTTGTATTCCATGTACTTTGAAAGTATAGTATCAACATTAGGTGAACGAGGAAGTTTAATAAGCTGCAGGAACGGGGTTCGTATAAGTTTAGTCCTGCAAAACTCTTTAGTCCCAATAAAAACATACTAGAAATGGCCGACTTCTTTTAGATTTAGCACAGACTTCTCATCATTTCATGAAATCATGCAGTACTGATAAAAAATATGAAACTTTAGAAGTTAATATGGAAGTGACAACAGGAATTTCTGACCAGCAGAATAAGTGGAAGAAAGATTAAAAAATAGAAGTGTAGATCAAATTAGAGTATATATCTTTCCAAAAAAGTGCAGGTCAAATTTTTGGActtttgttaaaaaaaataaatcaacAAATACAAGGAATATCTATTTTGCATAAAACTAATAATtcatcaatattctgaaaaaaatcATCTACTTTGCAGAAAATATTTTTTAGTATTTTAATGACATTGAAAGGAAACAAGAACTCCGCCAAGTAGAATACAAACTGGATGGACAACAAATTTTAGAGGGTTGTTAATTACTTCTAATTAATCTGTAATGATTACCTAATTAAAACTGTATATAATTTAAGAATTAAACAAAATTAATATATGTAATTACGACAATAGAATATGATGAATGGGGGGTATCTTTGGTATACTGGACAAGTTTGTCCATCTTGATCAacaatattaaattaaaaattagaCACAAATTCTCAACAGAACTCTTAGACACGTGAGCAATAATTGCATGTCTCACTAAATAATTAATAACCAAAACCATTGTCAATCAAATGTAACAACTTTATAGTCCCTCACCAGAATCTGGTATTATATTGTGAGAAATATTGACAATTTAAAACACTCAAAACAGCTCGAAGCAGAAGTACCTTGTCTTGCTGATTGATGGATTCCCAATCGTCGACTAATTGCTTCTTTAGAGTTGGAGGAATCTGAATCTTGACGGGCTTTCCTACTTGGGCATCATCTTCTTTCTACCGATAACAAAACCCATTTTGCTCGATTAGTACTATTTATCATTAATCATCATAGGCTACAATCATCAGTCTTCGCACTGACTTATTTAATAGTTTTTCCGATCAAAAGCATGTTAGCATGTGTGAAATTAAAATGGCTCCATAACAATAACGCGACAAAAGAATAATCAGCTTAAGCTGACATTTTAAATATTCATAGACACGGAGATTGAGGTTCCTGCATTGGCGCAATCTACATAGTCATTGATGCACACAATCAAATTAATGCTTTAAGTACAATTCATCCAGTTATATTTTATTCAAGTAGAAATGAATAGATGAAACTTTTTAAAGTGTTTGATAAACGTAGACTGACCATTCAAGAAAGAATTACAGTGTGCAGAAAACCGGGGGAAAAAAGAAGGCATTACATGCTATCACATTTCAGAACAAACCTCAACTTCTACATCACTCTTTCTCCTCTTTCCTTTAGTTCCTGCAAAAAAAACAGGTAGGTAAACTGAAGTGATGAAAGAAATATATCAAAATGCTCAGAGGAAGCTAAGGTGTTATGCATAAAGAATTGATTAACAGAAGGATGAAAAACTACAATACCAGTATTTCGTGAATCTTCTTTTTCCAATTTTGCTTCTGCATAAGACACATCAGGAGCAAAGAGAAAAGAAAACAAAGTAAGATTAATACTAAGAAATGTAcctttttttattttaaaattatgttaAAGAGATGATATTTTGTTCCTGTAAACAAAGTGAACTCTTTGCAAAATCGGGAAACTTAGAAATAGCAAAATCACACATTGAGCTACCTATCTAATTATATACATCAAGTCAAAGAGGTACCAGTCGAGACTTTTGGCTTAGTGTGTCCTGCACGTGCTGACTTCTGATTCTTGTCTACACCCTGCTTTTTGTCAAGAGCCTGCTGCTTCAGAACATTTTCTTCTGTATATTTCATTAGGCGGTCCTTACCAACCCATTCATCCCAACTGTTGGCAAGATATCCAAGGTTCAGAAAATTTAAATCGAGCTCAAAAATTATAGTAAAAAACCTGTAAGACTAGGATTGTCACCATTCTGACATATGTTGTTTTCACAGTGACGCTGGTCTATGACCAGCAGTACTACAGATTTAAAGCAATAGCTTATTAAGATGGATATCAAAACTGTCAAGACGTATGTTCCACGATTAGTGACACTTTTCCTCCGCTTAATAGAAATTTTCCGGATTCAAAAAGGGGCGGAAATAATCCTTCCTGTCCACCTATGTTTCTACACTCCAATCCCTGGTGGCTTTCCCAGGATATTGCTAGGTTTGTTAGTATACAACAGTAATTTGATGTACATATGCTTTTAGGTCTACGAAGCAGAAGCGTAAAGGAACACGGGAATGGGGAAACAGATGTACTGGCATAACATGAAATTAGAGGGAAGTATAACTAACAAAAAACTTCAAAGACTTTCATATTCACAAAGCCAAAAGATAGGCCATAAGAAACTTCTGAACCATTTAGACCAAGCAATGTTCTTCAATGTAAGGATTCAAAAGAAATTTATACTCACTTTTTATTCCAACCCTGCAAATCAAAAAGAAAATACATGTCAATCCCTTTACATCTGGTTAAGAAGCTGTCTAATGTGTAAAAACCATGTCTCCAATATGAACTGTTTGCCTAGGGAGGGACATAACTTAAATTATAGTACTTACAAGGTAATGAACGAAGTATTTCCACTCGTTCTTCCGAATTTCAGCTTTTTGAACCTTTCCAAAGAAAAATGATAAACACAACACAAATTTCATTAAGGGTCAAATTGGTTTTGATAATTTGTAAAAAATATTAATGATTGCCGAAACAGCCTGCAAAGTTTACAAGAAAAAACATGAGGGCTAACGCATCTATGCTTCAAAATAAGATGAAAAAGTACAAGATCAAGGTCCTATACAGTTATTCAGAAAGAAAATATACAAACAAAACCACCAAACAGGGATGCTAGATctttagaaaagaaaagaatgtTTAGTTAcattaatatattaaaaaatactAATTCACATCAAAATCTTATAAGCAAATTCACAAGTAAAGCTATTAGCTCTATATTCGATGCTTTTACTCACTAAAACAACAAAAAACCAAGAATGTGCCTGCAGCACAAGAATTGCAGTCTCTTTATACAGCTCAGAAACATAAAACGAGTCCAGTGCAACAAACCTATACATTACACTTATCTAGTCTAATCTCAAATTTTAGTGAATTGACTGAAAACAAAAGTTATTACAAAGAATGGAGAAAAATGTAGGCAAAATCAAAGTTAAAAATTTGACAAATGACTATACAACAAAACCAAATCAATAGCATTCTATTACTTTGCTTCGGACATAACAAAATCATCATGTTGAATCAAGAAATGACATCAAATCTCAAAATAGAATATACATTCGTCAATAAAATCAACAGGTATGCCATAAGGTAACATTTAACATCACATTGTTTTCAGTTCTATTCActtaaaaacaaaaacaaaaaagtAAAAAACACTGCACTATCAGCAATCAACACTTTCCGAACCTCACATCTTCGcatatgacacacacacaattcACAATTATTAACAAAATTACGCAAATAGAATTGCACACTACACAAAAAAAACACAATCACGGTAAACTAAAACGAGTAAAACCTAATTAAACAGCAAGAATTGTCATGTAATTACACTACATCCACTAAACGAACAATCCAATTAAGCCAATTAAAAAGCAAAAATAATTCAAAAGCAACATATACGTCATATTAGTATAGATTATAGCAAAACTAAATGATTTCCAGAGAGAGATAGGgagaggaagagagagagagagagagagagagagggagagagagagagagagggagagagagagagagagagagagagagagagagagagagagagagagagagagagattactttGGCTTCGTAGATGCGAGGGCCGTGATAAGCGAGGACTTTCTCGCCTTCGACGAAGAGACCAGAAGTAGAGTCCGGCAAGTCTCCCTTGAAATCGTCACTGTCAGTGGCTGAATCGTCATCTTTTACGCTCCCTCCCATTGCTCAAACAACAAATAATGATTCTTTTTGTTTGTTTGAGGAGTGGAGAACTGAGCTCTCTGGAAAATGGGAATGAGCCTGTTTTTTCTGTTAAATGCCCTgtttttactaatttttttaaatttttttatataattttagtTTCCTCCTTTTATAAAgatttatgaatttaataaaaaaaatatgataattttTATGTTTATAGGCATTTGTGTgcaataaaatataatatttacatATTTTTACCTATTTTTTTATAAAACGAATGAAAATTACCGGATTCGATCACTATTTCGAGAACATTGGAGAAATCTCGATATAATTATGCAAATCTtcttgatatctacaatattttTTTGTTATAGAAAGATATTTCATCCTAAGTAATTTCAAATTTATTATGAACGttgttttaataaaatataacatCTACATATTTCAGATAATTTTTTGAAAAACAAGTAAAAGTTATAATGCAGGATTACAATTTCAATTTCGATGACATCGAGAAATCtctatataattataaatatattctCGCTATTTCAAAATCGTTTGTTACTTAAAGGCGTATAAATATAAGTAATTTCAAATTTATTGTCCATGTGATTCTTTTTAAcacttattattattattattgctgttattgttgttgttgaattcatatttaatttttacaatttaatatttaaaaaacaAAGGGATATTCTTTATATTCCGTACAACTTATGATACGAAGCAGACAAAAATTACTCCCTCTGTTTCAAAATAAGTGTCGCTTTGACTTTTGACACGTTTTTTAAGGTATTAAAAAAAGATAtttgtatatatttttttcaaatttttttttcctgaattaaaattttacatttatatttttatttagaaaaaaaaatttataaaaaaaatatatacaagTACCTTTTTTTAACACCTCAAAATACGTGTCAAAAGTCAAAACGACACTTattttgggacggagggagtacataaTTACGACTTTACAAGGGCAAAAGGTCAGAGACAGAATCCCCGTTAAAATGCCTCATAAGTCATACGTATGATATTGTTGGAAATATTGCACTATAAAAAATTCAAAGCAGCTTatggcaaaaaaaaaaaaaaaattcaaagtAGCATAGTTCCAGGGTAAAAACTGCATTACTAGTATTCCATATGCATTCGTACATGCAACCATGTAAATTAATGGTTGCCAATGATTCTAAGTACTATTACAAACCAAGTATCAAGCACAGAATAAATAGAAGGTATGAAACAATGAAACAATAAATTTTATTGGTGGAGTTCTAGTTCTTTGTGTCTGTAGCATAACTGTGTCCCACCCCTGGACTTGGACCTGAATCTTTAATTCCTCCAAGAGTTTGAGAACTAACAGTAAATTTATGTTGTGCGCCAGGGCTAAAACCACCTGATAGCTTCATGCTACCAAGAGCTAATCCTTCAAAGACACTTCCCACGTCTGCATTTGCATCTGTGTCCACCTTCACCGGATTCGGATTCAAAGGGCGTGCATTTACGACATTTACAACAATGTTTATAAGTACTAGTACTAGTAAAGCAAAGCGGAAGCTCATAAGTGATCTGGCCATAATATCGAGTGTGTTTGGTTTGATTTTGAGTACAAGCTTGAAGGGAGAGGGAGGAAAAAGATATAAATGTAGTATACTAGGAAGAAGATGGTTAATTGTGTTTGTTTGTTGAGATGGAAAATAAGGGACGGTTCTTGGCAACTATTTATACACAGCATGGAGATGATCCATATGGAAAACATTGGTTAGATTTATTGACTTGTAAACGGAGAGTGATGTATACCATTCAAGTTTGAAATGAAACGTGGAGAAAAAATTTAGTGTTGGACTATAAAGGAACTAACGAGGGAGGTTCTTGGCTTCTGAAAATACAATACAAATGTACCTAATATGCAGTCGCGCTGCGCATCCGTTtgtataattgttgtatttaattGGGATAATACTTGATGCAGAATTATAAGTTTCAAAGTTTGAGTTTCTAGTGTAATGTGCAAGTATCTAGGTTCAACAGGCGGCCACTGAAAAATGGTGGCTAGATTCCTAAGTTATTTCGAGGACCACGACTAATGGACTATCGACTATATGCACGGTGACTAGAAAATAACAGTTATGTTTTTTTGTCATAAAATAGGTTACATTTCTAATTCATTCCCCCTAACTTTTCAAAATAGAAATTAAGAATAGAAGAAGGATGTAAATCTTGCATGCTATATTGCTATCCATGCCCTCAAAAGTTATACTTATGTAAAATATAGTACCATATAAATAAACTGTTGGATGGAATTTTGGAAAACATACAAGATAATTTTCATTAAAAACTAGTTTCTATATATTTCACCAAAAAATACTCTGAATATTTATTTTTTAGCATTTATTTAACTCAATACACATAATTTGTGCAATTTCTAATTATTCTGTTATTTTTTGAAATATAATTCATTTCAAGGacatttttttttctaaaaaaaatgttAGAAGTTTACATAATTCTTATATTCAATGTCCTAATCACCTATTTTTACCGTTTTATTTATGAAGTATGACAATGTATTGCTTTTTTTAATTATATACTATCGCATTTGTATGTAGGTAATTTTGTGTCATTTGAACTTGTGAAGTAAGAGCCGCCGAAATTTTGaaacaaaataaatattcaaaaaagCAAATAATGTAACGGGTTTGATAATGCATATGACATGAAATTTATAAAGGGCTACATAAAAAAGCCACCATAATATGTATCTGACGACTAAAATAATTGAGCTACTATTGCAACTAAACTTTTATGATGGTTTGTATCGATAGTAATTACTAATCATGATGATTAATATAGTTGttgtttcaaaatttattaattaaattcataaaaatacACTGTTtagatttaaattaatttatgGGTTAGTTTATTTTTTAGATTTGAACTATATTTTGATTTATACTCAGTTTATTCTCTTATAAATATTCTCACTAAATATAAAATAACAATACAACACAATTGTACGATATTAATACAAAATTAGTGCGGTTTCTGGAGTAGAAATTTTCAAACCACGTAATTTTTGTCTTCTGTGATTAtcatttattttcttattcttatttattaactttggtttttattttcgttgttgtatactcaCAACTGGTATCAGAGTCGGGTTTTCAGGCAAGTGGAAGCGATGGCAGAAGATGGAAAGGTAAAGATCGAAAATTTTGATAATAAAGATTATGGGTTTTGGAAGATGCAAAATTGAAGATTATTTGTATCTAAAAAAACTACACGAATCGTTGGAAGGGAAGAAATCAGCTTCAATGAAGGATGAAGACTGGAAGCTCTTGGGCCGGCAGGCTCTAGGGGTTGTTAGATTGACTTTGGCGAAGAACATTACTTACAATATCGTCAAGGAAGCGACAACTTATGTTTTGATCAAGGCTTTGTCAAATATGTATGAGAAGTTGTTTGCTTCAAATAAAGTGCATTTGATTCGCTTGTTAGTTGGCACGAGATTAAATGAAGGCGATTGTGTTGATTATCACGTGAACGAATTTACTTTTATCCTGGAAAGATTGACATCGGTGAAtattaaatttgatgatgaagtACAAACCTTATTGTTGGCGTCCTCATTACCAAACAGTTGGTCATGTTTTGTTCTTGCTACAAGTAATTCATCTGGGAGCCGTAAGATGCCTTTTGATGGAGTTCGAGATTCGATTCTTGGAGAAGATATTCATAGAAGAAATTCAGGAGAGTCGTCGGGTTCCTTGTTGAGTACTGAGAGTAGAGGCAGAAAGTTTGAAAGAATGCAGAATAAGGGGCGTAACAGATCAAAGTCACAGAAGAGATGACAATCCAAAGATTGCACATATATTGTTTGTTCAAATTGTCAGAAAAAGGGTCAATTTAGAAATCAGTGCACAGCtcttgtaatatctgggatataccgtataattattttgctaataaataattattatgtatgtttaatatttattctgtgaattatttgttaagtgttaaatgtgtttggatgtttaaaaattatattaattgagtattttaatttttgtacgtccaaaataaaatataaataattgtcatatcttcctatttatttttatgttgatttatgattttattggaaatatatagattttataaaatcttttttcgagtatttaaaaactattttatacaatcgggaaccaaccaacgtcatccgtttttacgtttttataacccgaaactcttccgagaactccttcctaacctaattgcaatattccgagcattttccatgtttcgactttttcgatccggagtacggtttgtcctgtgcgggtcccggcgcaatattttcgatacattattcgttacggtaaatcaataaaactcctatttttgataaacggggtctttttattaaactatcacaattatcacctcgtaatacgtgtaaccaggcgctgagaccaagactgcagtacaaattgtactgatttggataattatcccgaaaaccgctaccgtttggatcagtttttataaataaacgtaccattttatatccggaatgatccaacgggatactaattttccgtaattataaatagcttttaccgtattttatttcgtaccgaaaatcatttgcaaacagtaattatatagtttttacagagaaaattcatatattcataaacctttctgaaaatcaaaccaacaaatcgaggtgttagtgatctctgtttGGAAAGCTCAAGTAACCAAATCCAAGGTCTTGAggagtactttcagaatctgtgatccatacacctgcagaaatcaaggttatttttctataatttttattattttcgaattattttaattaaaaatatgaatttttgttcggatgattgtttaaatgatttgatgattgcatgttgtagagcttgttttcctgatgattttgatatattatatgactggtttagagttcaataacatgttcaaaattgagtttaattttcgaattttgaaattagggtttataacccgtatgaatgttcttaattgaaacttagggctttttgatctaggggttattagctgttgatatatagtgggttgtgttccttatgaaatttgcaatcgattggtatatagctcgttaacagaggattcgtgaatcgaagggagttgtgattttaagtTCACGTCGAGTTCGCaggaaaccggcgaacttctcggccaaattcggccaactcagggataggttgtgtgatttgatggcatggttagattcctggtgtggtgtagatcatatctggaggtggtggtggcctgaaCATCCCtgaatcgtcttctccggcgaaaCAGGGCATTTTTCGGCGAccccctgtaaaattacagtttgatacctaaacttttggggacgatgcagtttggtccctgaagtttccagaatttgcaaaaataggattcatgttttaaaaatgtttaaaaatcatatttcctatttattttacttataaaaattcgtttttaatttctgaaaattccaaaaaaattattattttaattccaaaatttatttttaattcaaaaataagtatgaattaattagttaattaattttagttaataattaattcattaattggtcaattaattagaaaattaattgattaattgatttaattaattattaattgattttaattaattatttaattagatttaattatttaaaaatgatttaaaaattttgaaaaatagtttcgaggtttaaaatattattttaaattattttcaaggctcgataattattataaaattgttttggagccagatttggccaaccgaaccctgtttattgctttaaaatttatcca
It contains:
- the LOC141719366 gene encoding protein MRG1 is translated as MGGSVKDDDSATDSDDFKGDLPDSTSGLFVEGEKVLAYHGPRIYEAKVQKAEIRKNEWKYFVHYLGWNKNWDEWVGKDRLMKYTEENVLKQQALDKKQGVDKNQKSARAGHTKPKVSTEAKLEKEDSRNTGTKGKRRKSDVEVEKEDDAQVGKPVKIQIPPTLKKQLVDDWESINQQDKLIKLPRSPNVDTILSKYMEYNSLKDGSHGMTTDQSQEIVNGILCYFNKALPVLLLYNKERQQYIEAVVGDVSPSATYGAEHLLRLFVKLPDLLGKVKMEEETHIRLKQKLNDFLKFMQRNQSTFFLSRYDESKVSKGIDKEEDK